Within Labilithrix sp., the genomic segment ACGTGTTCGGGCTTTGGGGAGGGCGCACTCTAGTCGCGGCCCTTCCCCTGTCAAGAGTGCTCGCGCGCGCGAGCGCCCGGCACCTTCATTAGCGAAGAGCGGTTTCAGATTCCATCGCCCTGATGCGGAACGTCGTGTCACCCGATTGAGACGACAGAAACCTACATCGTTCCATGGGGTAGGCGTTCGTGAGGTCTCGAGTCCTCAGCGTAGATGGAGGAATTCACGAGAGATTTTGTGCGTCTCCGCCTCGACAATGGCCGTTCTCGAAGTATGTATCCATCACCTACCTGCACACCTTTCCCTTGGTGTCGGGCAGTTTTTGGAGGAACGTCGTGAACATCCGGACTTCGATTCTCGGCCTGGCGTGCGGTGCCATCCTCGCGAGCTCCCTCGCGACGATGACGGGGTGCGACGGCGCGGACGAGGCGACCGAGCAGACGACCTCCGCCGAGACGATCCGCTCCGCGAACGTCGCGCTGACGCTCCAGGACGAGAGCGGCGCGCGCATCGGAGAAGGCTCCGGCATCCTCATCTCTCCGCGCCTCGTCCTCACCGCCGCGCATCTCGTGTCGGGCAAGACCAAGTGGTCGGTCAAGACCGCCGACGGCAAGACCGCGAACGGCGTCCGCGGCGTCACGTACGACTGGCTCGTCTACAACAGCTCGAAGTCGCACCCGCGCAAGCACGACGTCGCGGTCATCTACCTCGATCGCCCGATCCGCCTCGCCGAGTACCCGAAGGTCGCGTCCGCGCCGCTCGCGGCGGGCGCGGCGGGCACGCGCATCCACGGCAGCGGCGCGTCGTTCACGACGATCCCGAGCACGTTCACGCGCATCAAGACGTTCCCGAACTCGTACGTCACCGAGATGGGCAAAGGCGAGACGCTCGACACCGGCGGCGCCGTCCTCGACGCGCGGAACCACATCGTCGGCGTCGCGACCGGTCAGGGCATGACGACCGGCAAGTTGTATATTGCACGCGTCGACGGCGTGAGCGGCTGGGTCCAGGAGCAGACGAACAACTGCGACAGCGGCAAGGACGATCCGTACAAGGACCCCGTCGTCGTCAAGACGTACACGCCGCCGTCGAGCAGCGGGACCAGCGGCACCACCTCCTCGACCTCGTCTTCGTCCGGCACCACGACCTCGTCGTCCTCCGGCATCACCTCCTCGTCCTCCGGCACTACGTCCTCGTCGTCCGGCACCACGACGTCGAGCTCGGGCAGCACGACCTCCAGCTCCGGCAACCCGGAGACGTGCGAGGAGCGTACGTCCGGCAACTGCTACGGCCAGTGCACGACCTCGACGAGCTCGTCGTCTTCGTCGTCCTCGACCAGCAGCTCCGGCTCGAACCCGATCGATCCGCCGCCGGCGACGTCGTCGGGGGTCACCTCCAGCTCCACGTCCTCGTCCTCGAGCAGCTCCGGCGGCGTCGACGACAGCCCGTGCACCGATCCGGACGACGATCCGGAGTCGTGCCCGCCCGATCCCGACGGCTGCGAAGGCCCGCAGTGCGGCGGCGGCGTGCCGGATCAGAACACGAACTACGGCGCCTGCGCCTGCAGCGGCAACGGCAGCAACGACGACAGCGACGTCCGCTGAGCGAGAGCGAGAGCGTCAGCGCAAGAGCGCGAGCACGCCGATGCCGAGGAGGATGCGGTAGATCCCGAACGGGACGAGCCCGCGCTTCTTCAGGTACGCGATGAACGCGGCGATGACCGCCCACGCGACGACGAACGAGACGACGAGCCCGATCGCGACGTTCGCGACGCCGATCTCCGCGAGCGCGTGGCGCGACTTGAGCATCTCGTAGAGCGTCGCCGCGCCGAGGGTCGGCAGGCCGAGGAGGAACGAGAACTCCGCCGCGGTCGCGGTCGACAGGCCGGTGAGCTGGCCCGCGACGATCGTGCACATCGAGCGCGACGAGCCGGGCCACATCGAGACGCACTGGCCGAGGCCGATCAAGAACGCGCGCTTCGGCGTCACGTGCTCGAGCCCGACGAGGCCGCTCTGCTCGTCCTCGGGTCTCCCCTTCGCGCGCAGCGCGCGGATCGCCTCGATGACGATCATGACGATGCCGCCGACGATGAGCGCGGCGGCGACCGGCGTCGGCCCGAAGAGGAGCGCCTTGATCTTCTTCCGCAGGAGGAGCCCGGCGATGGCCGTCGGGACGAAGCCGAGCGCGAGCGCGAGCAGGAGCTGGACGCTCGCGCGCTCGCGCCGCGCGAGGCCGACCACGCGCATCGCGAGGAGCTTCCGGTACTGCACGACGACCGCGAGGATCGCCCCGAGCTGGATCACGATGTCGAAGGCGTCCGCGCCTTCGCTCTCTTGCCCGAGGAAGTGGCTCGCGAGGATGAGGTGCCCCGTCGACGAGACGGGCAGGTACTCGGTCAGCCCCTCCACCACGCCCAGCAACACCGCCACGACCGGGCTCATCGGCTCGTTCACCATTGAGCCGCTAGGATCTATCACATGGCGCTGCCCGTTCCGCTCGACGCAAGCGACGAGGAGGTGCGGGCCGCGCTCGCGCCGCTCCGCAGCGACTTCTCCGTCGCGCTCCACGCGGCCGAGAACCCGTTCGCGGTCGGCGCGATCATCCGCGTCGCGCACAACTTCCTCGCGCGCGAGATCATCCTCGTCGGCGAGGGCCCATATTACGAGAAGGCCTCGATGGGAATGGAGCGGTACGAGACGATCGTGAAGGTCCCGGACGACGCGGCGCTCCTCGCGCACGTCGGAGAGCGCCCGCTCTGGGCGGTCGAGAAGGACGCGGCGACGAAGAGCCTCTACGCGATCGAGCGCTTCCCATCCGGCGTCGTCCTCCTCTTCGGCAGCGAGCGCTTCGGCCTACCGAAGACGCTCACCGATCGAGCGGCGGAGACGCTGGGCATCCCGATCTACGGCGTGAACCACTCGCTCCCCCTCGCCGTCGCGGCCGGTATCGTGATGAGCGAGTGGGCGCGCCGCCGCTACGCGTCCGGGACCTCGGTCTGACGAACCTACGCGTCAGTTGACGACGACCGTGACCTGACTGGCGACGTTCTGCGCGGGGACGTACGTCGAGTCGGGCGCGGTCACGTTCGTGATCTTCACGACGTACGTCCCGAACTGGTTGATGCTGAAGGTGTAGCTCGCGGAGCCGCTCGCGGTCGTCGTGACCGTGATCGGGGCACCGTCGTTCATCGTCAGCGTCACGGTCGCGTTCGCGACGGGGCCGTTGTTCTTGTCCTCGATCTTCACCGAGCCGTGGACCGTGCTGTTGCCGGGGCCGATATGAGCGAACGTCCCGCTGAGCTGCGCGACGTGGATCTCCTTCGGGATCGCGACGGTGCCCGGCGTCGCGAACGTGTATCCGAGCGTCTGGTGGAGGATATCCGTGTAGTTGATCCGGATTTGCTGGCTGCCGGGCCCGCCCTGGATCTTGAGCTTGAGCCCGTTCGGGATCGGATCGCCGCTGTAGATTCGGATCCCGCCTGGAGCCGGCTCGCTGAACGTGTTCGGCGGCAAGCCGTTCGGGAAGAGCACGTTCCCGAGCCATCGCGGCTGCTGCAGGCCGTAGATGAACTCGAAGTCGTAGACCTGGCCCTGGAGCGCCGCCGGGATGTCCAGCTCGACGTTGTACTCCCCCGCGGTGCCGATCGCTTGGAACTTCGAGTTGCTCGCGAAGAAGGGCGTCTCGTAGCGCGTGTACTTCTGGAGGGCGGCGTTCGTGCCCATCGCCGTCAGATGCGCGGTCTGGGCCTTGTCCCACGCCGTCGTCCAGCTCTTGCTGTCGATGCCGTGGAGCTCCTTCAGGAACTCGAGCTCGTCGACCGCGGTGGGCTTGCCGCCGACGAGCGCGTTGTAGTGCTTCGTGTCCTCGGCCGAGCCCGTGACGATGTTCTCGACCTTGCCGCGCAAGTTGTCGACGAAGCCGCCGCTGAAGCAGCTCACCATCTCCACCATGACGTGGACGCCCTTGTCGTGGAGCGGCCCGAGGAGGTTCGCGAGCTCGTCGTCCCAGAGGACCTCCTTGCCCCAGAGGTTGATGCCCTCGTGGAAGCCGACCATGTCGTCGCGATCGCCGTCGAGATCCCAGTCGAGACCGCCGTCCTCCGTGTCGATGACGAAGTCGCCGTCGACGTCGGCGCCCATCGGCTTCCACGTGCCGTCGTCCAGGCGCTCGGCGAGGTACTTCTCTCCGTCCCAGCGGAAGCGAACGTCGGCGGCGCCGTCGCGATCGGTGTCCTCGCTCCAGTCGAGGTGCTGCGTCGTCGGGAGGTTGTTCGCGAGGTTGGCGACGTCCACGCCGAAGTCGTCCGCGAGCGTGCCGTCTCCGTCGATGTCGACGTTCGCCTCGGCTTCGGAGAGGAAGTTGTCCGCGCCGTAGTCGACGCTCACCCAATTGCCCGCGCTGCGCTTCCAGACCCGCGTCTTGCCGGTGCCGTCCTTCTCGACGAGGAGGGCGAGTCGTCCGTCGATCACGAACTGACCCGACTTGATGACGCGGTTGCGAAGGTCGACCTTGATCGAGCTCTCCGCGAACTTCTGCGCGCCGGGCGACGTCGCCTCGGGGCCGGTGGTCGCGAGGCGCGCGCCTTCCCAGCCTTGCTGCGGATCGTAGCCGGTGCCGTGATCGGTCACGAAGAGGGTGAGCGTGCAGCTCGCCGGCATCGACGAGAGCAGCGCCTGGAGGTGAGCCGTGATGTCCGCCTTGCTCGTGCCCTTGTCGACGATGTTCTCCCCGTCGACATCGATCGGAGCGCCGTCGTTGTAGAAGATCTCGATCTGATCGTCGGTGAAGCCGAGCGCCTTCATCCGGTCGTGCTTGGCGACGACGTTGACCTTGTAGCGAGGCGCGTTGTTGCTCGCGTTCACGCCGCCGCTGATGATGATCGAGCGGTCGCAGCTCGAAGCCTGGGTCCCCATCGGCGTGACGCCGCCGTGCGGGACGGTCGGCACCTCGATCGTACGGTGCTCGCCCTCGCCAAACGGGCGCGCGCCTTGGCCCTTGGCCTCCTCGGTCGCGTCCGCGTCCGGGGTCTGAAGCGTGACGTCCCACGTCAGCGCCGGCACCTTCGGCGCGATCTGCACGAACGCGCGGACCGTGATCAGCGCCGTCGGCTCCGTCACGAACTGGCCGGTGACCGCGGCGAAGTCCTTGATCTCGCCGAAGACGATGACCTCGGAGAGATCCATCGTCTCGGGCGGCAGCGTCCCGTCGAGCCGTACGTACGAGAAGCCAGGCATCGCTTCATCGGTGATGAGGCGGATGGCCTTGTCGACGAGGTATCCGCGCCCGTCCGACCCGTAGTTGACGGCGCTCCCGTAATAGCCGTGGACCCAGATGCTCTTGCCGATGTCCGCGGGATGCTTCACCGCGACCGACGTCACGGGCAGCATCGCCTCGATCGTCGATGCGGGGCCCCCGCCGTCCGAGCCGCCGTCCGAGCCGCCGTCGATGTCTCCGCTCGACGAGGACGAGGTCGAGCCGCTGCTCGACGTGCTGCTGCTCGACGTGCTCGCGCCGCCTTCGGCTCCGCCGGACGAGGACGTCGAGGACGTCGAGGACGTCGAGGACGTCGTGCTGGAGGACGAGTCGGGGTCGTCGCCTCCGCACCCGCCGAACGCGAGCGCAACGACCACGAGCACGAAGATGAGCCACCAACCGCGACGAACCATCCAATCCCCCTTTCTGGGCCTCGAGCCGCGCATTATTCTCGATCCGTTACGACTTGACCATCCCCCGTTCGGGGGACCCCGACCGTCGCGTGTCACGGAGCTCGCCGTCGACGTAGCTTCGTCGCGCAGGAGTCGTTGCACGGCCGCGAGCACGCGGCTCAACGCCTTTTGGTCGGAGCGCGGGATCGACCTCTTCGGCGCCGGCGGCACGCTGAGCGCCTGACCTATTTCCCCGGCAGGCGAAACCACGAGGGCCTGGGATCGATCACGTCGAGCGCGGTGGGCTCGACGGCGTGGCCCCGCGCGGCGGCGGCCATCGCGCGGACCATCCGCACCGCCGGCGGCGCCGTCGCGCCGGCGTTCTCCCAGCGCGCGAGCACGGCGTCGACCGCGTCGGCTCGCCCGACCTCCACGAGCGCGCGGGCGCGCAGCACGGCGCTCGCGTCGCGCTCGCTGCCGCCGCGGTCGAGGGCGTCGAGGGCCGCGGAAGGATCGCCGCGCGTGAGCGCCGTCTCGGCCAGCGCCTCGCTCAGCTCGATGCGCTCGGCCTGCGGCGTCGACGGGTCGTCGAGCCGCGCGGCCGCGAGCTCCCGCGCCGCCTCGTCGCGCCCCAGCGCCGAGAGCAACCGCACGCTCGCCGCGCTGCGTCCTGGCAGCGCGAGCTGCGCGCCCCAACGCGCGAGCAACGTCTCGGCGTCGCCGCGCGTCGACGCCACCGCGACGTCGACGTCGAACCAGCCGGGATGGTCGAGCTCCCGCGCGCGATCGCTGGCCGTCGACGCGGCTGCCGGCTCGCCGAGCGCGACGCGACAGCGCGCGAGCTCCAGCCACCACTCGCCGTCGCCCGCCTCCGCGTCGAGGGCGATCGCCTGCTCGAACGCCGGCACGGCGCGCCGTCGGTCCCCCATCACTTCCGCGCGCCACGTCCCGAGCAGGGCCCAGCCATCGGCGCCGCCGACACTCGCGGCCGCGGCGTCGTCGACGATCGCGGCCGCGGCGTCGTCGATGATCGCAGCCGCGGCGCCGCCGACGATCGCGGCCGCGGCGTCGTCGACCGCCCGCAGGTCGTCACCCCGCGCCGCCGCGCGCCCGGCGGCGCGCGCGTGAGCCAGCGCCCAGCCGTGGAGCACGCCCACCTCGTCGAAGCCGGCGGCGAGCGCCGCGCGATAAGCCTCGACCGCCGCGTCCGGACGCCCGGCCGCGAGCCATCCGTTGCCCGCGTTGTAGTGCGCCGACGCGCGGTGATCGACGGGCGCCAGCGCGGCGGCCCGCGTCCACGCATCGGCCGCCTCCTCGTACCGCGTGGTGTCGGACAGCGCCGACGCGAGCGCGAACCACGCGGCCACGTCGTCCGGTCGTTCCTCCACCTGTCGTCGTCGCGCATCGATGTCCATGATCGCCTCGGCACGCGCCCCGGAACCAGCACGAGCGGCTCGAAGGATACGCTCTTCGCCCCGGCGCGGGTCCCACGGAGCTTCGGGTGGCAACACCCGTTGTCTTACTCGATGACGTTGCGAAGCCTCTTCGACGAAGGCTTCATCGACGAGCCGTCGAGCTCCGAGTTCGGTGAGGGCGTCGACGGAGCCGCGACGCTCGATCCTGCCGGCGTCGAGGAGAGCGCGGCCTGGCCCGTCAGCCTCAAGAGACTTCTCTCCGAGATCGGCTCGTGCGCCGTGAACTACCCCACCGGGCAGGGGCCGATACGGCTGGCGCGAGGCCCGGCCGAAGAGCGTGGGGCGCTACTTGGAGAAGGCGGGTCCTTCGGCGCCGGGCGCGAGCGATTCATGGCCGTTCCTGACCGACGACGGCGGAGGTCGACGCGAAGGCGCAGCATGCGGAGGTGAGGTGCACGCGGCGGTGGTCGGCGGAGCACGGCGCTGCGCCGAAGCCTCGCCGGTGAGAGGACGGTAGCAGCGCCGCACGCGACGAGCTCGCGGTCGAGAGGACGTCCGTGCAACGTCATGAAGAAGATCGCGCCGAGTCGTGCCCTTGCCGCGGCTCGCGCGCGCGTTGCTCGCTTCGATCGCGAGCTCGTTGGAGTCAGAACGTGCCCGCGCCCTGCGTCGCGAACGTCCCTGCACCCTGCGTGGCTTCGATGTGGCTCATGGCTTTCTCCTTCTTGCGGTGGATGCAGTGCGATCAGGGGACGGGGTTCTGCGCGAGGCGCTGCGCCTTCGCGTAGTCGGCGGCGCCGTCGACGAACACGACGGTGGCGACGTAGTCGAGCTGGCGGACGCCGGCGGGGAGCGTGGCGTTCGCGATGAACGCGGTCGGCGAGTAGTTGCCGACGTTGCCGACGCCGGCGTTGAGCTGCGCGCCGCCCGCGGCGAGCAGGTCGGCGGGGGCGCCCGACGCCTTGCCCATGTAGAACTGCGAGAGCCCGTTCATGAGCGGCGCGACCTGCTCCGCGACCGCGCGGTGGCCCGACGAGAGAGCGCCCGGATCGCCCGGCGCGAAGATCTGGCCGATCAGCTTCGCGCGGTCCGCCGCCGGCGCGACGAGCACGTTCGAGAGCGGACCCTCCGCGAGGCCGATCTGGCCTTCCTCCGTCGTGACGAGCGGCATCGGATCGAACACCGGGTCGACGCAGTCGGCGCCCTCGGGGCCGGCGTTCTCGATCTCCTCGGCGCTGCACGCGGAGAGCGCGTTCATGTGCCACGCGAACTCGGAGCAGTACATCGGGAGCTTCGTCGTCTTGTCCTGTTCGAGGATGATCTGACCGAGCTTGGTCACCGTCTGCTTCGGCGTCATGCCCGTCGCGGCGAAGCGCGGGGCCATGTAGTCCTTCTGGAACTTCACCTGCGCGCGCTGGCCGTTGATGCGGTTGATGCCCGCCTTCAGCGCGCCGACCCACGTGCGGAGCTGCGCGCGGCGCGCGTCCGTCATGTTGCGCGGGCGGATGATCTGGATGGCGTCGACGCCGGGCTCGTTCACGCCGTTCGACGCGGGCCCGCCGACGAAGAACGGCGCGCTGAACTGCCCGACGTGATCGCTGTCGAGCGGAGAGTCGATGTTGAAGGCCTCGCCGTTCTGCGTGTAGACGAGGCTCGCGTGCGTGACGCCCATCTGGATGTGCGGGTACGGCATCGTGCCGGCGAGGTTGGGGCGGAGCGAGAGCGTGATGTCCCCGTCCTGGAGGACGCCGGCCTTGCCGAGCTTCTTCGCCATGTCGATGCGCGCCGCGCGACGGTTCGCGACGCTCGTCCCGTTCTGATTCACCGCGATGACGCGGAGGCCCGCCTCCTCGACCTCGGTCGACGGGTTCCACACCGTCGGGTACGGGTACGCGCTCCGGTTGAGCGGCGTCGTGATCGCCGACTTCGGCACCGAGAAGTAGAACGGCACGTCGAGGACCTTGTCCTGCGAGGCCGAGGTGATCGCCTCCTCGCTGCCTTCGGCGGACGTCTCGTCCGTTTCGGCGGCGCAGCCGGCGACGAGAAGGAGAGAGGCGAGACCGAGGAGGGATGCGTTGCGGAGCATGCCCTACAGAGGAGCACCATGTGTGCCCAATCTGAAATCGGGCATTTCCAACTACTTGCGCTGGTGTCTGCGCAACGAGACGCTCGGATCCGGAGGTGCAAGGATCCAGTCACTCCGTGTTTTTCCAGCTAGAGCAGAACGCCGTAGGCTCGCGGGGATGCGTCGCTCCGTGCTGGTTCTACGTCGAGCTGGCGAAGGAGCCCGGGCAGCCTCCGCTCGCGTCGACCGTGATGAAGGAGGCGGCGTACCCCGATCACTGCAACTTCGATCCGCGCTGGCACGTCGAGCCCGTCGATCAGGCGATCCACACCAACTACCACCTCGGCTTTCGCTGCTGCCGGTCGATCGAGCCGCGACCGTGACGCGGCTACGCGCGGCGGCGGCGGCGGACGGCGGCGCACGCGACGAGCGCGAACAACGCGAGCGCCCCCGCGCTCGTGCGCGCCGTGCCCGGGCTCGCGCTGCACGTCGTCGTCGTCGTGATCGTCGTCTGCATCGGCGGGGCCTCGGAGGTCGGGTCGGTGCCGTCGGTCGACGTGCAGATGTCGCCGTCGCAGCCGTCCTCCTGCGCACCCGCGCTCTCCGGATCGACGATCGCCGCGCCCGTCGCCCAGCCCGGCGCGGCGTAGCCGCCCGCGGCGGCGGCGTGCTGCGCGGCCCTGATGATGAGGTCGGCGTGCTTGTCCGTGCGCGAGTAGATCGCGGCGAGGCACTGCGTGTCCGACTGCGGGCCGCGCGAGAGCGCGCCGAGGACGTAGGGCGTGCCGCTCGCGATGGAGCCCTGATCGAACGCGCCGCCGCCCGAGTCGCCGGAGCAGACGTAGCCCTGCGTGATGAACTCGCGCTCGTTGTCCATCATCGACGCGTAGATCGTCTGCGTGCAGTCGTAGGACGCGTCGCCCGGGAGGCAGATGATGTCGATCTTCTGCCGGATACGCCGCGTGCCCGGATCGGCCGCGTTCGGCGCCGTGATGCCGTAGCCGAGCGCCGTGATCTTGCCGGTGAGACGCGCGTCGCCGATCGAGAACTGCACGACCGGGATCGCCGGCTCCGCCTCTCGCGCCGGGATGTTCTTCGTCAGACGGAGCAACGCGATGTCGTTGCCGCAATAGGTGTCGGACGACGGCGTCACGATGTCGGCGACGGCGTAGAGGACCTTCGCGCCGCGGATGACCGGCTCCGTCGTCACGAAGAGGTTCGCCGGCGCCGTGCTCTCGCGGAACCTGTCCGTGCACTCGACGATCTTCTTCGCGTTGCTCGCCGCCGGCGCCTCGACGCAGTGGCGCGCGGTGAGGACCAGGTTCGGCGCGATGAGCGTGCCCGAGCACACCGACCCGAGCTTGTTCGCGATGCCGACCGCGTAGTTGTGCGCCCGGTCCTTCGTCCCGCCCTGGACCTCGTGCGACTGGCCCGAGGCCTCCTCCTCCCCGGAGCCGCTGCACGCAGCGAGGCCCACCAAGAGGAGGGCGGCGACGGCGCGGGGGAGGAATTGCATCATGGTTTCAGGCGGTTACGAGCGCTTCTGGATCAGCCCTGACCACCCATGATCGAGGGCCTACTCCCTCCCTCTGGCGGATGCCCGTATCCGTCGCGTCTCAAACGAAAGAGGCAGGGAAGATCGCGTCCGCGCGTAGGCTCATGAGCATGGCCGCGCCCCGCCGTCACCCCGCCCAGGACGCTCGCGTCTTCCTCTTCCATTGCGCCGACTACGACGCCGGGAAGATCCGCGCGCTCGTCCGCGGCGCGATGGAGGCGCTCGACCTCCGGCCGTCGGGGCGGACGCTCGTGAAGCCGAACCTCGTCTGCGCGGGCGAGCCCTTCGCGCACGCGTACACGCGGCCCGAGATCGTCGAAGGTGTGCTCGGCGCGCTGCGCGATCGCGAGGACGCGACGCACACGATGAGCGAGCTCGCGGTCGGCGAGCGCTGCGCGATCACGATCCCCACGCGGATGGTGTTCCGCGAGGCCGGCTACGACACGATGCTCGACCGCGTCGGCGGCGTGAAGAAGTACCACTTCGAGGAGACGCCGCAGGTCGAGATCCCGCTCACGCACGAGGGCCGGCTCCGCGACTACCTCTTCACGCCCGAGCCCGTCGCGAAGGCCGACTTCTTCGTGAACTGCCCGAAGCTGAAGGCGCACCCGTGGACGACGGTGACGTTCTCGATGAAGAACTACATCGGGATCCAGGACGACCGGCATCGCCTCATCGATCACGATCACGCGCTGAACCGTAAGGTCGCCGACCTCCAGTACGTCATCCAGCCTCAGCTCGCGGTCGTGGACGGAATCATCGCCGGCGAGGGGCGCATGCTCACGCCGATCCCGCGCAACATGAACCTCCTCGCGATCGGCAACAACCAGGTCGCGCTCGACTCGGTGCTCTCGCGCGTCATCGGCGTCGATCCGATGGAGGTCGAGCACATCCGCCTCGCGCACGAGCGCGGCTTCGGTCCGATCGCGATGAGCGAGATCCGCCTCGAAGGCGACGTGCCGTTCGAGGAGGCGCGATCGCGCGCGCGCGGCTTCCAGGTCGGCCTCGTCCGGATCGAGAAGTACTTCGAGGGCACGAGCATCCAGGCGTACTCGGGGCCGCCGCCGAAGGACTCGACCGACGACTACTGCTGGGGCGGCTGCCCCGGCGTGATGGAGGAGGTGATCGAGGTCCTCCGCCTCGCCGACGAGCAATGCGATCGCAAGCTGCCTCGCATCCACCTCGTGTTCGGCCGCTACGAAGGCGCGCTCGACGTGCGCTACGGCGAGAAGGTCATCTTCGTCGGCGACTGCGTCGAGTGGGACGGGAAGCTCGACGACGAGCTCGTGCAGATCCGCAGCAAGTACACGCCGCGCGAACGGCTCGATCCGCACACCGCGAAGCACAAGGACGTCTACGCGCGCATGATCAAGATGGCGCGCGCGCTCCAGACGCTGAAGACCAAGCCGTACCTCCGCCTCGAGGGTTGTCCCGTCAGCGTCGGCGAGCTGATCCTGCTCCTCGCGGAGCTCGGCGGCATCAACAACCCGTATTTCGATCCGCGGAGCGTGGTCGGCTTCAACCGCGCCTACCTCTCGTGGCGCACGACCGATCTCTGGAAGCGCCTCACCGGATCGAAGTACCAGATCGAGGGCGCGACCGCGCGCGGAGCGGCCGCGCCGGTGCTGGACGCGGAGTGAGCGTCGTCGTCGCGGTCTTCGCGGAGGCGCCGCTCCCGGGGCGCTGCGCGAAGGCGCTCCTCGCGTACCACGATCCCGAATGGGTCGCGCGCCTCTACGCCGCGATGCTGCGCGACACGCTCGACGGCCTGGAGGCGATCGGCGCCGACGAGCACGTCGTCCTCGCGAACGAAGACGAAGACGACGAAGGCCGCC encodes:
- a CDS encoding trypsin-like serine protease, producing the protein MMQFLPRAVAALLLVGLAACSGSGEEEASGQSHEVQGGTKDRAHNYAVGIANKLGSVCSGTLIAPNLVLTARHCVEAPAASNAKKIVECTDRFRESTAPANLFVTTEPVIRGAKVLYAVADIVTPSSDTYCGNDIALLRLTKNIPAREAEPAIPVVQFSIGDARLTGKITALGYGITAPNAADPGTRRIRQKIDIICLPGDASYDCTQTIYASMMDNEREFITQGYVCSGDSGGGAFDQGSIASGTPYVLGALSRGPQSDTQCLAAIYSRTDKHADLIIRAAQHAAAAGGYAAPGWATGAAIVDPESAGAQEDGCDGDICTSTDGTDPTSEAPPMQTTITTTTTCSASPGTARTSAGALALFALVACAAVRRRRRA
- a CDS encoding undecaprenyl-diphosphate phosphatase, which gives rise to MSPVVAVLLGVVEGLTEYLPVSSTGHLILASHFLGQESEGADAFDIVIQLGAILAVVVQYRKLLAMRVVGLARRERASVQLLLALALGFVPTAIAGLLLRKKIKALLFGPTPVAAALIVGGIVMIVIEAIRALRAKGRPEDEQSGLVGLEHVTPKRAFLIGLGQCVSMWPGSSRSMCTIVAGQLTGLSTATAAEFSFLLGLPTLGAATLYEMLKSRHALAEIGVANVAIGLVVSFVVAWAVIAAFIAYLKKRGLVPFGIYRILLGIGVLALLR
- a CDS encoding tetratricopeptide repeat protein; its protein translation is MAAWFALASALSDTTRYEEAADAWTRAAALAPVDHRASAHYNAGNGWLAAGRPDAAVEAYRAALAAGFDEVGVLHGWALAHARAAGRAAARGDDLRAVDDAAAAIVGGAAAAIIDDAAAAIVDDAAAASVGGADGWALLGTWRAEVMGDRRRAVPAFEQAIALDAEAGDGEWWLELARCRVALGEPAAASTASDRARELDHPGWFDVDVAVASTRGDAETLLARWGAQLALPGRSAASVRLLSALGRDEAARELAAARLDDPSTPQAERIELSEALAETALTRGDPSAALDALDRGGSERDASAVLRARALVEVGRADAVDAVLARWENAGATAPPAVRMVRAMAAAARGHAVEPTALDVIDPRPSWFRLPGK
- a CDS encoding trypsin-like peptidase domain-containing protein, yielding MNIRTSILGLACGAILASSLATMTGCDGADEATEQTTSAETIRSANVALTLQDESGARIGEGSGILISPRLVLTAAHLVSGKTKWSVKTADGKTANGVRGVTYDWLVYNSSKSHPRKHDVAVIYLDRPIRLAEYPKVASAPLAAGAAGTRIHGSGASFTTIPSTFTRIKTFPNSYVTEMGKGETLDTGGAVLDARNHIVGVATGQGMTTGKLYIARVDGVSGWVQEQTNNCDSGKDDPYKDPVVVKTYTPPSSSGTSGTTSSTSSSSGTTTSSSSGITSSSSGTTSSSSGTTTSSSGSTTSSSGNPETCEERTSGNCYGQCTTSTSSSSSSSSTSSSGSNPIDPPPATSSGVTSSSTSSSSSSSGGVDDSPCTDPDDDPESCPPDPDGCEGPQCGGGVPDQNTNYGACACSGNGSNDDSDVR
- a CDS encoding Ig-like domain repeat protein, with amino-acid sequence MLPVTSVAVKHPADIGKSIWVHGYYGSAVNYGSDGRGYLVDKAIRLITDEAMPGFSYVRLDGTLPPETMDLSEVIVFGEIKDFAAVTGQFVTEPTALITVRAFVQIAPKVPALTWDVTLQTPDADATEEAKGQGARPFGEGEHRTIEVPTVPHGGVTPMGTQASSCDRSIIISGGVNASNNAPRYKVNVVAKHDRMKALGFTDDQIEIFYNDGAPIDVDGENIVDKGTSKADITAHLQALLSSMPASCTLTLFVTDHGTGYDPQQGWEGARLATTGPEATSPGAQKFAESSIKVDLRNRVIKSGQFVIDGRLALLVEKDGTGKTRVWKRSAGNWVSVDYGADNFLSEAEANVDIDGDGTLADDFGVDVANLANNLPTTQHLDWSEDTDRDGAADVRFRWDGEKYLAERLDDGTWKPMGADVDGDFVIDTEDGGLDWDLDGDRDDMVGFHEGINLWGKEVLWDDELANLLGPLHDKGVHVMVEMVSCFSGGFVDNLRGKVENIVTGSAEDTKHYNALVGGKPTAVDELEFLKELHGIDSKSWTTAWDKAQTAHLTAMGTNAALQKYTRYETPFFASNSKFQAIGTAGEYNVELDIPAALQGQVYDFEFIYGLQQPRWLGNVLFPNGLPPNTFSEPAPGGIRIYSGDPIPNGLKLKIQGGPGSQQIRINYTDILHQTLGYTFATPGTVAIPKEIHVAQLSGTFAHIGPGNSTVHGSVKIEDKNNGPVANATVTLTMNDGAPITVTTTASGSASYTFSINQFGTYVVKITNVTAPDSTYVPAQNVASQVTVVVN
- a CDS encoding TrmH family RNA methyltransferase, producing MALPVPLDASDEEVRAALAPLRSDFSVALHAAENPFAVGAIIRVAHNFLAREIILVGEGPYYEKASMGMERYETIVKVPDDAALLAHVGERPLWAVEKDAATKSLYAIERFPSGVVLLFGSERFGLPKTLTDRAAETLGIPIYGVNHSLPLAVAAGIVMSEWARRRYASGTSV
- a CDS encoding DUF362 domain-containing protein is translated as MAAPRRHPAQDARVFLFHCADYDAGKIRALVRGAMEALDLRPSGRTLVKPNLVCAGEPFAHAYTRPEIVEGVLGALRDREDATHTMSELAVGERCAITIPTRMVFREAGYDTMLDRVGGVKKYHFEETPQVEIPLTHEGRLRDYLFTPEPVAKADFFVNCPKLKAHPWTTVTFSMKNYIGIQDDRHRLIDHDHALNRKVADLQYVIQPQLAVVDGIIAGEGRMLTPIPRNMNLLAIGNNQVALDSVLSRVIGVDPMEVEHIRLAHERGFGPIAMSEIRLEGDVPFEEARSRARGFQVGLVRIEKYFEGTSIQAYSGPPPKDSTDDYCWGGCPGVMEEVIEVLRLADEQCDRKLPRIHLVFGRYEGALDVRYGEKVIFVGDCVEWDGKLDDELVQIRSKYTPRERLDPHTAKHKDVYARMIKMARALQTLKTKPYLRLEGCPVSVGELILLLAELGGINNPYFDPRSVVGFNRAYLSWRTTDLWKRLTGSKYQIEGATARGAAAPVLDAE